In Microbacterium foliorum, the following proteins share a genomic window:
- a CDS encoding heavy-metal-associated domain-containing protein, protein MTKNEFQVTGMTCGHCEMSVREEVSEIPGVEDIQVSAQTGKLVVTGSASIDDAQILAAVAEAGYSAVRTA, encoded by the coding sequence ATGACGAAGAACGAGTTCCAGGTGACGGGCATGACCTGCGGGCACTGCGAGATGTCGGTGCGCGAAGAGGTCTCCGAGATCCCCGGTGTCGAAGACATCCAGGTGAGCGCGCAGACCGGAAAGCTCGTCGTCACCGGCTCGGCATCGATCGACGATGCGCAGATCCTGGCCGCCGTCGCAGAGGCAGGCTATTCGGCGGTGCGGACGGCATGA
- a CDS encoding mechanosensitive ion channel family protein gives MPSDFTWNSWIGSAVAIGTAIVVAAAALALLALVAALISRRVPWVRDLARRVRNAMIVTAAVVAIWIAASVTEPAEQSWWPAVSRIFLIATILTGSWLLAASVSFGFERLIDREETVLVGPEARRRRTQLLVIHRLVLVTIGVLSLGTVLFTFPEMRAVGTSLLASAGIVSIIAGLAAQSILGNLIAGVQVAFTDAVKVGDVVVIQGEWGRIGEINLSYVVVYIWDERRLVVPCSYFTTTPIETWTRRSDKILGTVYLDLDWRVPMDELRQEFQRIVEASPAWDGRSSDAAVTEAQGGFVTVRLVMSAKDSGDQWTLRCEVREKIIGWLQREHPDALPRTRVDLAPQLAD, from the coding sequence ATGCCTTCCGACTTCACCTGGAACTCCTGGATCGGCAGCGCGGTGGCGATCGGCACCGCGATCGTCGTCGCCGCAGCCGCACTCGCTCTGCTTGCTCTGGTCGCCGCCCTGATCAGCCGGCGAGTGCCGTGGGTGCGTGATCTCGCCCGTCGAGTGCGCAACGCGATGATCGTGACGGCGGCGGTGGTCGCGATCTGGATCGCCGCGTCCGTCACCGAACCCGCAGAGCAGTCGTGGTGGCCGGCGGTCTCGAGGATCTTCTTGATCGCCACGATCCTGACCGGGTCGTGGCTTCTCGCCGCATCGGTCTCGTTCGGCTTCGAGAGGCTCATCGACCGCGAAGAGACAGTGCTCGTGGGTCCAGAGGCGCGTCGTCGTCGCACGCAGCTCCTCGTCATCCACCGCCTCGTGCTGGTCACGATCGGCGTCCTCTCGCTGGGCACCGTGCTGTTCACCTTCCCCGAGATGCGCGCGGTCGGCACGAGCCTTCTCGCATCCGCCGGCATCGTCAGCATCATCGCCGGCCTGGCCGCGCAGTCGATCCTCGGCAACCTCATCGCAGGAGTGCAGGTGGCGTTCACGGATGCCGTCAAGGTGGGCGACGTCGTGGTCATCCAGGGGGAGTGGGGCCGTATCGGCGAGATCAACCTGTCGTACGTGGTCGTCTACATCTGGGATGAACGGCGACTCGTCGTGCCCTGCAGCTACTTCACGACCACGCCGATCGAGACCTGGACCAGGAGATCCGACAAGATCCTCGGCACGGTCTACCTGGATCTCGACTGGCGGGTGCCTATGGACGAGCTGCGTCAGGAGTTCCAGCGCATCGTCGAAGCGTCGCCGGCGTGGGACGGTCGTTCGTCCGACGCGGCGGTCACGGAGGCGCAGGGCGGGTTCGTCACTGTGCGTCTGGTGATGTCGGCCAAGGACTCGGGAGATCAGTGGACGCTGCGCTGCGAGGTGCGGGAGAAGATCATCGGCTGGCTGCAGCGGGAGCACCCTGACGCGCTTCCGCGCACACGGGTGGATCTGGCGCCGCAGCTCGCGGACTGA
- a CDS encoding DoxX family protein, with translation MPKKSVARTVGRVFLGSFLLFAGVSHLTFARDEFRAQVPDWVPLDPDVTVLASGVVEVGLGAALLVARKRRGLVGVITALFFVAVFPGNIAQWTQHRDAFGLDTDMKRFVRLFFQPVLIALAIWSTRRPRRADRKAAL, from the coding sequence ATGCCCAAGAAGAGTGTCGCGCGTACCGTCGGCCGGGTCTTCCTCGGTTCCTTCCTCCTGTTCGCCGGCGTCTCGCACCTGACCTTCGCCCGCGACGAGTTCCGGGCGCAGGTGCCGGACTGGGTGCCGCTGGATCCTGATGTGACCGTGCTCGCCTCGGGTGTCGTCGAGGTCGGTCTCGGCGCGGCCCTGCTCGTCGCGCGCAAGCGTCGCGGGCTGGTCGGCGTGATCACGGCATTGTTCTTCGTCGCGGTCTTCCCCGGCAACATCGCACAGTGGACGCAGCACCGTGATGCCTTCGGCCTCGACACCGACATGAAGCGCTTCGTGCGTCTGTTCTTCCAGCCGGTGCTCATCGCGCTGGCGATCTGGTCGACGCGCAGGCCGCGCCGCGCCGATCGCAAGGCCGCGCTGTGA
- a CDS encoding heavy metal translocating P-type ATPase — translation MSTSAPANAGTGVELEIGGMTCASCAMRIEKKLNKLEGVVATVNYATEKAKVTVPEGYDPAALIAEVEKTGYSASIPAPKGAKNDAGSAGDADSDPELRSLRNRLIGAIVLTVPVIAMAMIPALQFTYWQWASLALAAPVIVWAAWPFHRAAWMNLRHGTATMDTLISLGTSAAFLWSLYALFFGTAGTPGMTHPFEFSLAPSDGAANIYLEVGAGVTMFILAGRYFEKRSKKQAGAALRALLELGAKDVAVLRGGVETKIPVEDLRVGDQFIVRPGEKIATDGVVVSGTSAVDASMLTGEAVPVEVTEGDTVTGATTNVGGRLVVRATRIGSDTQLAQMAQLVEDAQTGKAEVQRLADRISGVFVPIVIVIAVVALGGWLGAGFPVSAAFTAAVAVLVIACPCALGLATPTALLVGTGRGAQMGVLIKGPEVLESTRRIDTVVLDKTGTVTSGRMTLVDVVVEAGTDRAELLRLAGALEDASEHPIAQAIAKGATQEVGTLPMPEDFANIEGKGVQGIVDGHAVLVGRDSLLAEWSQTLSPELASMKADAEGEGKTVVAVGWDGQARGILVVADTVKPSSAEAIAQLKAIGLTPILLTGDNDAVARRIAAEVGIDEVIAEVLPKDKVDVVTRLQREGKIVAMIGDGVNDAPALAQADLGIAMGTGADVAIEASDITLVRGDLRSAVDAIRLSRRTLGTIKTNLFWAFAYNVAAIPVAALGMLNPMLAGAAMALSSVFVVGNSLRLRGFRSVASPARRAEQAPRLGA, via the coding sequence ATGAGCACGTCAGCACCTGCGAACGCGGGGACCGGAGTCGAGCTGGAGATCGGCGGCATGACCTGCGCCTCCTGCGCGATGCGGATCGAGAAAAAGCTGAACAAGCTCGAGGGTGTCGTGGCGACCGTCAACTACGCGACCGAGAAGGCCAAGGTCACCGTCCCGGAGGGTTACGATCCGGCCGCGCTGATCGCCGAGGTCGAGAAGACGGGATACTCGGCGTCGATCCCCGCCCCGAAGGGTGCGAAGAACGATGCCGGGTCAGCCGGGGATGCCGACTCGGATCCTGAGCTGCGGTCGCTGCGCAACCGACTGATCGGCGCGATCGTGCTGACGGTGCCCGTGATCGCGATGGCCATGATCCCGGCGCTGCAGTTCACGTACTGGCAGTGGGCGTCGCTCGCGCTGGCGGCCCCGGTGATCGTCTGGGCGGCGTGGCCGTTCCACCGAGCCGCGTGGATGAACCTCAGGCACGGCACCGCCACGATGGACACGCTCATCTCGCTGGGCACATCGGCCGCGTTCCTCTGGTCGCTGTACGCGCTGTTCTTCGGCACGGCAGGCACACCCGGCATGACGCACCCGTTCGAGTTCTCGCTCGCCCCGTCCGACGGGGCCGCGAACATCTACCTCGAGGTCGGCGCCGGCGTGACGATGTTCATCCTCGCCGGGCGCTACTTCGAGAAGCGGTCGAAGAAGCAGGCGGGTGCCGCGCTGCGCGCGCTGCTCGAGCTCGGCGCGAAAGACGTCGCCGTGCTGCGCGGTGGCGTGGAGACGAAGATCCCGGTCGAGGATCTGCGGGTGGGCGACCAGTTCATCGTGCGGCCGGGCGAGAAGATCGCGACCGACGGTGTGGTGGTCTCGGGCACATCTGCCGTCGACGCGTCGATGCTCACCGGTGAAGCGGTGCCGGTCGAGGTCACCGAGGGCGACACCGTCACCGGCGCCACGACCAACGTCGGCGGGCGGCTCGTGGTTCGTGCGACCCGGATCGGCTCCGACACCCAGCTGGCGCAGATGGCCCAGCTCGTCGAGGACGCTCAGACCGGGAAGGCCGAGGTGCAGCGGCTCGCCGACAGGATCTCGGGCGTCTTCGTGCCGATCGTGATCGTGATCGCCGTCGTCGCGCTGGGCGGCTGGCTCGGCGCGGGGTTCCCCGTGAGCGCGGCATTCACCGCGGCGGTGGCCGTGCTCGTGATCGCGTGCCCGTGCGCGCTCGGTCTGGCGACGCCCACTGCGCTGCTGGTCGGCACCGGGCGCGGTGCACAGATGGGAGTGCTCATCAAGGGGCCGGAGGTGCTGGAGTCGACCCGCAGGATCGACACCGTCGTGCTCGACAAGACCGGGACGGTGACCAGCGGCAGGATGACGCTCGTCGACGTGGTCGTCGAAGCCGGCACCGACCGCGCGGAACTCCTGCGGCTGGCCGGTGCGCTGGAGGATGCCTCGGAGCACCCGATCGCCCAGGCGATCGCCAAGGGTGCGACGCAGGAGGTCGGGACCCTGCCGATGCCAGAGGACTTCGCGAACATCGAGGGCAAGGGAGTGCAGGGGATCGTCGACGGTCACGCCGTGCTCGTCGGCCGGGATTCGCTCCTCGCCGAGTGGTCGCAGACGTTGAGCCCCGAGCTCGCGTCGATGAAGGCCGACGCCGAGGGCGAGGGCAAGACGGTCGTGGCGGTGGGCTGGGACGGCCAGGCACGCGGCATCCTGGTCGTGGCCGACACGGTGAAGCCCAGCAGCGCCGAAGCGATCGCCCAGCTCAAGGCGATCGGGCTGACGCCCATCCTGCTCACCGGAGACAACGACGCGGTCGCCAGGCGGATCGCGGCGGAGGTCGGCATCGACGAGGTCATCGCCGAAGTGCTCCCGAAAGACAAGGTCGACGTCGTCACGCGACTGCAGCGCGAGGGCAAGATCGTCGCGATGATCGGTGACGGCGTCAACGACGCCCCCGCCCTCGCTCAGGCAGACCTCGGCATCGCGATGGGCACCGGGGCGGACGTCGCGATCGAAGCATCCGACATCACCCTGGTGCGCGGAGACCTGCGCAGCGCGGTCGACGCGATCCGGCTCTCGCGCAGGACGCTCGGAACCATCAAGACCAACCTGTTCTGGGCCTTCGCCTACAACGTCGCGGCCATCCCGGTCGCCGCGCTCGGAATGCTCAACCCCATGCTCGCCGGCGCGGCGATGGCACTGTCGAGCGTCTTCGTCGTCGGCAACAGCCTCCGCCTGCGGGGGTTCCGGAGCGTCGCTTCGCCTGCGCGGCGGGCCGAGCAGGCACCGCGGCTCGGTGCGTGA
- a CDS encoding SRPBCC family protein, with translation MPVTDVTTDAENLTMTLVADFAAPVERVWDAYSDPRQLERFWGPPGWPATFTAWDHTVGGKANYTMNGPRGEKASGTWEFLRIEAPHSLEVLDAFADEDGTPDPDLPSMRMVFTFEPTDQGTRMVTTSYFASADALEQVVAMGAVEGSRLAMSQLDAVLQDLRDYAQGKGTQVELLDDTHVRITRLVEGPRDLVWRAHNDPELMKQWLLGPDGWEMTECVVATEAGQTYRNSWAPVGDTEGQPFGFEGEALLIDAPRRSVQTERMIGMPVETLNDLNLYEEDGATLITLYIEYPDKETRDMILATGMADGMETSYARLERELLAV, from the coding sequence ATGCCTGTCACCGATGTCACCACTGATGCCGAGAACCTGACGATGACCCTCGTCGCGGACTTCGCGGCCCCCGTCGAGCGCGTCTGGGACGCCTACAGCGACCCGCGCCAGCTCGAGCGCTTCTGGGGTCCTCCCGGATGGCCGGCCACGTTCACTGCCTGGGACCACACCGTCGGCGGCAAGGCGAACTACACGATGAACGGCCCCCGCGGCGAGAAGGCCTCCGGCACGTGGGAGTTTCTGCGCATCGAAGCGCCCCACAGCCTCGAGGTGCTCGACGCGTTCGCCGACGAAGACGGCACACCCGACCCCGACCTGCCCTCCATGCGCATGGTGTTCACCTTCGAGCCCACCGATCAGGGCACACGGATGGTCACCACGAGCTACTTCGCGTCGGCGGACGCACTCGAGCAGGTCGTGGCTATGGGTGCGGTCGAGGGCTCGAGGCTCGCGATGAGCCAGCTCGACGCTGTGCTGCAGGACCTCCGCGATTACGCGCAGGGCAAGGGTACGCAGGTCGAACTGCTCGACGACACCCACGTGCGCATCACGCGTCTCGTCGAGGGTCCGCGCGACCTGGTCTGGCGTGCGCACAACGACCCCGAGCTCATGAAACAGTGGCTGCTCGGACCCGACGGGTGGGAGATGACCGAGTGCGTCGTCGCGACCGAAGCAGGCCAGACCTACCGCAACTCGTGGGCTCCCGTGGGCGACACCGAGGGGCAGCCGTTCGGCTTCGAGGGTGAGGCGCTGCTCATCGACGCGCCCCGTCGGTCGGTGCAGACCGAGCGGATGATCGGGATGCCGGTGGAGACGCTGAACGACCTCAACCTCTACGAAGAGGACGGCGCGACGCTGATCACCCTCTACATCGAGTACCCCGACAAGGAGACGCGCGACATGATCCTCGCCACCGGCATGGCCGACGGCATGGAGACGTCGTACGCCCGTCTCGAGCGAGAGCTGCTCGCGGTCTGA
- a CDS encoding protealysin inhibitor emfourin, translating to MSESPAPTDPQVVIAVVRSGGIAGIRRKWRVEPDPAETNHWIAMIDSCPWDADSDADSGADRFVWLIRVRTPSEERERELPDSALDGPWRELVDAVREASA from the coding sequence ATGAGCGAGTCCCCCGCACCGACTGACCCGCAGGTCGTCATCGCGGTTGTGCGCTCGGGCGGCATCGCCGGCATCCGTCGCAAGTGGCGGGTCGAACCCGACCCGGCCGAGACGAACCACTGGATCGCGATGATCGACAGCTGCCCGTGGGATGCCGACAGCGACGCCGATTCGGGTGCAGACCGCTTCGTCTGGCTGATCAGAGTGCGCACGCCGTCGGAAGAGCGCGAGCGCGAGCTTCCCGACTCCGCACTCGACGGCCCGTGGCGAGAACTCGTCGACGCGGTGCGTGAGGCATCCGCCTGA
- a CDS encoding heavy-metal-associated domain-containing protein, which produces MNAGARLGLFGAGLVVAFGAAFGLAGVIIPASAVSDWTKGAEVDDHDAHVESAAGAGESATAAADLKGLSLGLDGYVLSPVEAPASPGEPGELAFRIEDAAGTPVTAYATAHEKELHLIVVRSDGSRFRHVHPSLDEATGTWSLPWEWTEAGTYRVFADFTPAGADAASLTLTRTVQVAGEVTPVAPEPTRVAQVDGYTVSVDGDLEAGTIGDLTFTVTRDGRPVTSLEPYLGAFGHLVALRDGDLAYLHVHAAGDEPAAGETSGPEIAFAAEAPTAGRYLLYLDFQVDGTVRTAEFVLDAGQSHGSTESEGDSHDDGH; this is translated from the coding sequence ATGAACGCCGGCGCACGGCTCGGCCTCTTCGGGGCGGGCCTCGTGGTGGCGTTCGGCGCGGCCTTCGGGCTCGCCGGCGTCATCATTCCCGCGAGCGCGGTGAGTGACTGGACGAAGGGTGCGGAAGTGGACGATCACGATGCTCATGTCGAGAGCGCTGCGGGCGCGGGTGAGTCGGCGACTGCCGCTGCAGACCTGAAGGGCCTTTCGCTCGGCCTCGACGGATACGTGCTGTCGCCGGTGGAGGCGCCGGCATCCCCGGGTGAGCCCGGTGAGCTGGCATTCCGGATCGAGGATGCCGCAGGCACCCCCGTCACGGCCTATGCCACGGCGCACGAGAAGGAGCTGCACCTGATCGTGGTGCGCTCAGACGGGAGCCGGTTCCGTCACGTGCACCCGTCGCTCGACGAGGCCACGGGAACGTGGTCGCTGCCCTGGGAGTGGACGGAAGCCGGAACCTATCGCGTCTTCGCGGACTTCACGCCCGCAGGCGCCGATGCCGCATCGCTCACGCTGACCCGCACGGTTCAGGTGGCGGGAGAGGTCACGCCCGTCGCGCCGGAGCCGACCCGTGTCGCGCAGGTCGACGGCTACACGGTCTCGGTCGACGGGGATCTCGAGGCGGGCACGATCGGTGATCTCACCTTCACCGTGACTCGCGACGGCAGACCCGTCACTTCCTTGGAGCCGTATCTGGGGGCCTTCGGTCACCTCGTCGCGCTGCGCGACGGCGACCTGGCTTACCTGCACGTGCACGCCGCGGGTGACGAGCCCGCAGCGGGAGAGACGTCAGGACCCGAGATCGCGTTCGCCGCCGAGGCTCCGACTGCGGGGCGCTACCTGCTGTACCTGGACTTCCAGGTCGACGGCACGGTGCGCACCGCAGAATTCGTGCTCGACGCCGGTCAGTCTCACGGCTCGACCGAGTCTGAGGGCGATTCGCACGACGACGGGCACTGA
- a CDS encoding NAD(P)-dependent alcohol dehydrogenase, protein MKALRYVEIGKPPVVVDIPIPKPGPGQVLLKITAGGVCHSDDYVMTLPEKDYLEQSYPLPLTLGHEGAGIVHEIGEGVDSTLKVGDAVAVYGPWGCGRCHNCTQGMENYCTNAAAEGIRPPGLGSQGSMAEYMIVDDARHLVPLGDLDPVQNVSLTDAGLTPYHAIKRSLPKLGAGTYAVVIGTGGLGHVGIQILKALSGATVIALDVNDEKLELATEVGADHVLISDASAAEKIREITGGLGANAVFDFVGANPTMALAQSVAALDSDVTIVGIGGGSMSLGFGSIAYDAAVRIPYWGSRSELIEVLDLARAGKIHVQTKTYSLDDGPQAYEDLAANSIRGRAVIVP, encoded by the coding sequence ATGAAAGCTCTCCGCTACGTCGAGATCGGCAAGCCCCCGGTCGTCGTCGACATTCCGATCCCGAAGCCCGGCCCCGGCCAGGTGCTGCTCAAGATCACCGCAGGCGGCGTCTGCCACTCCGACGACTACGTCATGACCCTCCCCGAGAAGGACTACCTCGAGCAGAGCTATCCGCTGCCCCTGACGCTCGGCCATGAGGGCGCAGGCATCGTGCACGAGATCGGCGAGGGCGTCGACTCGACGCTGAAGGTCGGGGATGCCGTGGCGGTCTATGGGCCCTGGGGCTGCGGTCGCTGCCACAACTGCACGCAGGGCATGGAGAACTACTGCACGAACGCCGCCGCTGAGGGCATCCGCCCTCCCGGTCTCGGGAGCCAGGGCTCGATGGCCGAGTACATGATCGTCGACGACGCCCGCCACCTCGTGCCGCTGGGCGACCTCGACCCCGTGCAGAACGTCTCTCTCACCGACGCGGGCCTCACTCCGTACCACGCGATCAAGCGCTCGCTGCCGAAGCTCGGCGCAGGCACCTACGCCGTGGTCATCGGCACCGGTGGGCTCGGCCACGTCGGCATCCAGATCTTGAAGGCGCTCTCTGGCGCCACGGTCATCGCGCTCGACGTGAACGACGAGAAGCTCGAGCTCGCCACCGAAGTCGGCGCAGACCACGTGCTGATCAGCGATGCGTCAGCGGCGGAGAAGATCCGCGAGATCACCGGCGGCCTCGGCGCGAATGCCGTGTTCGACTTCGTCGGAGCGAACCCGACGATGGCCCTGGCGCAGAGCGTCGCGGCTCTCGATTCGGACGTGACGATCGTCGGCATCGGCGGCGGAAGCATGTCCCTCGGCTTCGGCTCGATCGCGTACGACGCGGCCGTGCGCATCCCCTACTGGGGATCGCGCTCGGAACTGATCGAGGTGCTCGATCTTGCACGCGCGGGAAAGATCCACGTGCAGACCAAGACCTACTCTCTCGACGACGGCCCCCAGGCCTACGAGGATCTCGCCGCGAACAGCATTCGCGGACGCGCAGTCATCGTTCCGTGA
- a CDS encoding M4 family metallopeptidase: MSSHTEIPGVVPSYLLARLAESGRYPRAAAAARQTLTAGRPPFRARLDLSIDENGDLVAELSDAPNRTISDAGNTQNLPGAIVRSEDDGPVDDVSVNEAFDGLGATFEMLLSAFGRNSLNDAGAPLDATVHYGVDYDNAFWDGERMVFGDGDGEVFVGFTSSTTVIGHELAHGVVQYTANLEYQGQPGALNESIADVFGALTEQFLLGQSAEEATWLIGAEIFTDAVQGSALRSMIEPGTAYDDDELGKDPQPAHMSDFVRTTEDNGGVHINSGIPNRAFALFAIDLGGNAWETAGTVWYRALTGGLSSTANFTEFADATVAAASAIDDATGAAARRAWATVGVYEDERVPRTD, encoded by the coding sequence ATGAGCAGCCACACCGAAATACCAGGAGTCGTCCCTTCGTACCTGCTCGCGCGCCTCGCCGAGTCGGGCCGCTACCCCCGTGCCGCCGCCGCCGCGCGGCAGACGCTCACGGCAGGCAGACCGCCGTTCCGCGCACGTCTCGACCTCTCGATCGACGAGAACGGCGACCTGGTCGCCGAGTTGTCAGACGCTCCGAATCGCACGATCAGCGACGCCGGCAACACGCAGAATCTCCCCGGTGCGATCGTGCGCAGCGAAGACGACGGCCCGGTCGACGACGTGTCGGTCAACGAGGCGTTCGACGGACTCGGGGCGACGTTCGAGATGCTGCTCTCCGCCTTCGGCCGCAACTCGCTCAACGACGCCGGTGCACCACTCGACGCGACCGTGCACTACGGCGTCGACTACGACAACGCCTTCTGGGACGGCGAGCGCATGGTGTTCGGCGACGGCGACGGCGAGGTGTTCGTCGGCTTCACCTCATCGACCACGGTCATCGGTCACGAGCTCGCGCACGGCGTCGTGCAGTACACCGCCAACCTCGAGTACCAGGGGCAGCCGGGTGCGCTGAACGAGTCGATCGCCGACGTCTTCGGCGCGCTCACCGAGCAGTTCCTGCTCGGGCAGAGCGCAGAAGAGGCGACCTGGCTCATCGGGGCAGAGATCTTCACGGATGCCGTGCAGGGCAGCGCCCTGCGCTCCATGATCGAGCCGGGCACCGCCTACGACGACGACGAACTGGGCAAAGATCCGCAGCCGGCGCACATGAGCGACTTCGTCCGCACGACCGAAGACAACGGGGGCGTGCACATCAACTCCGGCATCCCCAATCGCGCCTTCGCCCTCTTCGCGATCGACCTCGGCGGCAACGCGTGGGAGACCGCCGGAACCGTCTGGTATCGCGCACTCACCGGCGGCCTGTCGAGCACCGCGAACTTCACCGAGTTCGCCGATGCGACGGTCGCCGCGGCATCCGCCATCGACGACGCCACGGGCGCAGCCGCTCGACGTGCGTGGGCGACCGTGGGAGTCTATGAAGATGAGCGAGTCCCCCGCACCGACTGA
- a CDS encoding ribonuclease H family protein, with translation MTITAAADGSALGNPGPNGWAWYIDDDNWAAGGSPHGTNNQGELRAVLELLQATAGISEKLMIECDSRYVIDSVTKWMPGWKRKGWRKSDGGPVLNRDLLEGIDEAIRGRDVEFSWVKGHAGHPLNEAADERANAAAKAYQAKQEPRRGPGFTMATDAGAAAAASAPIAAAAPASDASSVTAPSTAATSSAPAATTVIAEPLWAEASDLLDGLDAPVDDPIVVSLALSSDEHARLRDSAEAQGISLEEALRRLI, from the coding sequence ATGACGATCACCGCCGCCGCAGACGGCTCTGCCCTGGGCAACCCCGGCCCCAACGGCTGGGCCTGGTACATCGACGACGACAACTGGGCCGCGGGCGGATCACCGCACGGCACCAACAACCAGGGTGAGCTGCGGGCCGTGCTCGAACTGCTGCAGGCGACCGCGGGCATCTCCGAGAAGCTGATGATCGAGTGCGACAGCCGCTACGTGATCGACTCGGTGACCAAGTGGATGCCGGGGTGGAAGCGCAAGGGCTGGCGCAAGTCAGACGGCGGGCCGGTGCTGAACCGCGATCTGCTCGAGGGCATCGACGAGGCCATCCGCGGGCGCGACGTCGAGTTCTCGTGGGTCAAGGGCCACGCCGGCCACCCCCTGAACGAGGCGGCCGACGAGCGCGCGAACGCTGCGGCCAAGGCCTACCAGGCGAAGCAGGAGCCGCGCCGGGGCCCCGGTTTCACGATGGCGACGGATGCCGGGGCTGCCGCCGCGGCATCCGCACCGATCGCTGCGGCGGCGCCGGCATCCGATGCTTCCTCAGTCACCGCTCCTTCCACCGCGGCGACGTCTTCCGCCCCCGCCGCCACGACGGTCATCGCGGAACCGCTCTGGGCCGAGGCATCCGATCTGCTCGATGGCCTCGACGCCCCCGTCGACGATCCGATCGTGGTGAGCCTGGCACTCTCGAGCGATGAGCACGCGCGGCTGCGCGACAGCGCCGAAGCGCAGGGCATCTCGCTCGAAGAGGCGCTGCGCCGCCTGATCTGA
- a CDS encoding ArsR/SmtB family transcription factor yields MVAQRELSEAEVDRVFHALATSTRRDILRRTIEREQSVSTLASEYEMSFAAVQKHVAVLEAANLIVKRAEGRERLVRANPEMIARARALLARYEELWRSRIARLDELLADPAANSGTGRSDDDTIDEPRTEEGD; encoded by the coding sequence ATGGTTGCACAAAGAGAACTGAGCGAAGCGGAGGTCGACCGTGTGTTCCACGCACTGGCGACGTCGACCCGGCGTGACATCCTGCGCCGGACGATCGAGCGGGAGCAGTCCGTCTCGACCCTCGCCTCCGAATACGAGATGTCGTTCGCCGCGGTGCAGAAGCACGTGGCCGTGCTCGAAGCAGCGAACCTCATCGTCAAGCGCGCCGAGGGACGCGAGCGGCTCGTCCGCGCGAACCCCGAGATGATCGCCCGAGCCAGGGCGCTCCTCGCCCGATACGAAGAGCTGTGGCGGTCGCGCATCGCCCGACTCGACGAGCTGCTGGCCGACCCTGCGGCGAACTCAGGGACCGGTCGGTCCGACGACGACACCATCGATGAACCACGAACCGAAGAAGGAGACTGA